Proteins encoded by one window of Antechinus flavipes isolate AdamAnt ecotype Samford, QLD, Australia chromosome 4, AdamAnt_v2, whole genome shotgun sequence:
- the ZNF692 gene encoding zinc finger protein 692 isoform X3, protein MAASLGSQRQKRRELDARRSKCRIRLGGHMEQWCLLKKQLGFSLHSQLAKFLLDRYNSPGCVLCAGPEPSPPEGLQYLVFLSHAHSRECSLVPGLRGPGSTDGGLIWECSAGHTFSWDPSSGPAPPGSNPNIQSSVLRNLWTKSGSWQEHEAQVNEHYDGTQESGMPREVALLPETSLPNGEDEDEAEEEVDDEDDNLSDVSPWTYSPSPDCNELGTSSPLPPYLPPLKEEEETTPPLPSSPAADSSETGTPHPEEDRVQPELDKISQRGQGSKTRSSRRQQQGPSPMPLDEDIAQISLKRIRKTAKRELLPCDFPGCGKIFSNRQYLNHHKKYQHIHQKSFSCPEPSCGKSFNFKKHLKEHVKLHSDTRDYICEFCARSFRTSSNLIIHRRIHTGEKPLQCEICGFTCRQKASLNWHRRKHEEAAAAFQYPCEFCGKKFEKPDNVIAHCSKSHPTPRPGSSPTKSESHLLLTISSSTSPILESSLSCESQKSPTLDSSSSSQIQRNQKRCKEAK, encoded by the exons ATGGCTGCTTCCTTGGGTTCCCAGAGGCAGAAACGAAGGGAACTGGATGCCCGTCGAAGTAAATGCAGAATCAGGCTAGGTGGCCACATGGAACAATGGTGTCTTCTCAAGAAGCAGCTTGGTTTCTCCCTGCACTCTCAGCTTGCCAAGTTCCTGCTTGATAG GTACAATTCTCCAGGCTGTGTGCTCTGTGCAG GCCCTGAGCCATCTCCCCCAGAGGGTCTCCAGTATCTGGTATTCTTGTCCCATGCCCATAGCCGTGAATGCAGCCTGGTACCAGGGCTTCGGGGACCAGGAAGCACAGATGGGGGGCTTATATGGGAGTGTTCAGCTGGTCATACCTTTTCCTGGGATCCTTCCTCTGGTCCTGCACCCCCAGGATCCAATCCTAATATCCAAAGCTCGGTCCTAAGGAACTTGTGGACTAAGTCAGGGAGCTGGCAAGAGCATGAAG CCCAGGTAAATGAGCACTATGATGGGACCCAAGAATCTGGGATGCCCAG GGAGGTGGCACTCCTTCCTGAGACTTCTCTGCCCAATggagaagatgaagatgaagctGAGGAAGAAGtggatgatgaagatgataacCTCAGTGATGTCAGCCCTTGGACCTACAGCCCCTCTCCAGATTG TAATGAACTAGGTACCTCTAGTCCTCTTCCACCTTACCTTCCTCCActcaaagaagaagaagaaacaacacCTCCACTCCCAAGCTCTCCTGCTGCTGATTCATCAGAAACTGGAACACCCCATCCTGAAGAAGATAGAGTACAGCCTGAGCTAGACAAAATATCCCAGAGGGGCCAAGGGAGCAAGACCCGATCCAG CAGAAGGCAACAACAAGGACCTTCTCCCATGCCTCTGGATGAGGACATAGCACAGATCAGTCTCAAGAGGATCAG AAAGACTGCTAAAAGAGAGCTCCTTCCTTGTGATTTTCCTGGCTGTGGGAAGATCTTCTCCAACCGGCAATACCTGAAT cATCATAAAAAATATCAGCATATCCACCAGAAATCCTTCTCCTGTCCAGAACCAAGCTGTGGAAAGTCCTTCAATTTTAAGAAGCATCTGAAGGAACATGTGAAACTGCATAGTG ACACTAGAGACTACATTTGTGAATTCTGTGCCCGCTCCTTTAGAACCAGCAGCAACCTCATCATCCATCGTCGTATCCATACTGGGGAAAAACCATTACA gtgtGAAATTTGTGGCTTTACTTGCCGCCAGAAAGCCTCTCTGAATTGGCATCGACGCAAGCATGAGGAAGCAGCAGCAGCTTTCCAATATCCCTGTGAGTTCTGTGGCAAAAAATTTGAGAAGCCCGACAATGTCATTGCCCACTGCAGCAAGAGCCATCCTACCCCTCGCCCTGGCTCAAGCCCCACCAAGTCAGAATCCCATCTTTTACTCACTATTTCTAGTTCTACTTCTCCTATTTTGGAATCTAGCCTTTCATGTGAGTCTCAGAAGTCACCTACCTTGGATTCTAGCTCTTCCTCACAGATCCAGAGGAATCAGAAAAGGTGTAAGGAGGCAAAGTAG
- the ZNF692 gene encoding zinc finger protein 692 isoform X2, which translates to MAASLGSQRQKRRELDARRSKCRIRLGGHMEQWCLLKKQLGFSLHSQLAKFLLDRYNSPGCVLCAGPEPSPPEGLQYLVFLSHAHSRECSLVPGLRGPGSTDGGLIWECSAGHTFSWDPSSGPAPPGSNPNIQSSVLRNLWTKSGSWQEHEGELRKGKAQVNEHYDGTQESGMPREVALLPETSLPNGEDEDEAEEEVDDEDDNLSDVSPWTYSPSPDCNELGTSSPLPPYLPPLKEEEETTPPLPSSPAADSSETGTPHPEEDRVQPELDKISQRGQGSKTRSRRQQQGPSPMPLDEDIAQISLKRIRKTAKRELLPCDFPGCGKIFSNRQYLNHHKKYQHIHQKSFSCPEPSCGKSFNFKKHLKEHVKLHSDTRDYICEFCARSFRTSSNLIIHRRIHTGEKPLQCEICGFTCRQKASLNWHRRKHEEAAAAFQYPCEFCGKKFEKPDNVIAHCSKSHPTPRPGSSPTKSESHLLLTISSSTSPILESSLSCESQKSPTLDSSSSSQIQRNQKRCKEAK; encoded by the exons ATGGCTGCTTCCTTGGGTTCCCAGAGGCAGAAACGAAGGGAACTGGATGCCCGTCGAAGTAAATGCAGAATCAGGCTAGGTGGCCACATGGAACAATGGTGTCTTCTCAAGAAGCAGCTTGGTTTCTCCCTGCACTCTCAGCTTGCCAAGTTCCTGCTTGATAG GTACAATTCTCCAGGCTGTGTGCTCTGTGCAG GCCCTGAGCCATCTCCCCCAGAGGGTCTCCAGTATCTGGTATTCTTGTCCCATGCCCATAGCCGTGAATGCAGCCTGGTACCAGGGCTTCGGGGACCAGGAAGCACAGATGGGGGGCTTATATGGGAGTGTTCAGCTGGTCATACCTTTTCCTGGGATCCTTCCTCTGGTCCTGCACCCCCAGGATCCAATCCTAATATCCAAAGCTCGGTCCTAAGGAACTTGTGGACTAAGTCAGGGAGCTGGCAAGAGCATGAAGGTGAACTGAGAAAAGGGAAAG CCCAGGTAAATGAGCACTATGATGGGACCCAAGAATCTGGGATGCCCAG GGAGGTGGCACTCCTTCCTGAGACTTCTCTGCCCAATggagaagatgaagatgaagctGAGGAAGAAGtggatgatgaagatgataacCTCAGTGATGTCAGCCCTTGGACCTACAGCCCCTCTCCAGATTG TAATGAACTAGGTACCTCTAGTCCTCTTCCACCTTACCTTCCTCCActcaaagaagaagaagaaacaacacCTCCACTCCCAAGCTCTCCTGCTGCTGATTCATCAGAAACTGGAACACCCCATCCTGAAGAAGATAGAGTACAGCCTGAGCTAGACAAAATATCCCAGAGGGGCCAAGGGAGCAAGACCCGATCCAG AAGGCAACAACAAGGACCTTCTCCCATGCCTCTGGATGAGGACATAGCACAGATCAGTCTCAAGAGGATCAG AAAGACTGCTAAAAGAGAGCTCCTTCCTTGTGATTTTCCTGGCTGTGGGAAGATCTTCTCCAACCGGCAATACCTGAAT cATCATAAAAAATATCAGCATATCCACCAGAAATCCTTCTCCTGTCCAGAACCAAGCTGTGGAAAGTCCTTCAATTTTAAGAAGCATCTGAAGGAACATGTGAAACTGCATAGTG ACACTAGAGACTACATTTGTGAATTCTGTGCCCGCTCCTTTAGAACCAGCAGCAACCTCATCATCCATCGTCGTATCCATACTGGGGAAAAACCATTACA gtgtGAAATTTGTGGCTTTACTTGCCGCCAGAAAGCCTCTCTGAATTGGCATCGACGCAAGCATGAGGAAGCAGCAGCAGCTTTCCAATATCCCTGTGAGTTCTGTGGCAAAAAATTTGAGAAGCCCGACAATGTCATTGCCCACTGCAGCAAGAGCCATCCTACCCCTCGCCCTGGCTCAAGCCCCACCAAGTCAGAATCCCATCTTTTACTCACTATTTCTAGTTCTACTTCTCCTATTTTGGAATCTAGCCTTTCATGTGAGTCTCAGAAGTCACCTACCTTGGATTCTAGCTCTTCCTCACAGATCCAGAGGAATCAGAAAAGGTGTAAGGAGGCAAAGTAG
- the ZNF672 gene encoding zinc finger protein 672, translating into MYGTGKPYKCNECNKSFRYSSVLHLHQRTHAGDCCYRCLECGEGFAQNADLRAHQRTHAGETLYICNECGKSFHQSVYLDLHQSTHTRGKPCKCHSCGKRFPYHSALYCHQRYHPREKPYRCPICGKSFRQSAYIFHYERIHGGSSALTADGLPSGPEASEDRFIVHTGPILPAPLHPEEKSYQCGECHRSFRSSSGLLKHHHVHEAGKPSKCNQCGRRFDNGEQLSAHQKQSHSHRHRSGAKVEGAHKCLVCKEVFKQASELQIHQATHGMTRVHRCSVCGKSFSKSSTLTRHLQTHSGEKPFKCPECGKCFTESATLVRHHRIHTGEKPYACPDCGRKFSESSTLMRHRRSHKGEKPHQCTTCGKSFGQRSDLIVHQRIHTGEKPFPCPECGRRFSDRSDLTKHKRTHTGEKPYRCEECGKFFTCVSNLNVHKRNHAGDKPHKCPECGKCFSVGSKLALHRKTHQGERPSECAECGKCFSHSRSLSQHLRAHARARAAAGAAAGGLVGIAPTLIFSANPGQENSGLRVTEVGERY; encoded by the coding sequence ATGTATGGAACAGGAAAGCCCTACAAATGCAATGAATGCAACAAGAGCTTCCGATACAGTTCAGTGCTGCATCTCCACCAGCGCACACATGCTGGAGACTGCTGCTACCGATGCCTAGAGTGTGGTGAGGGTTTTGCACAGAATGCGGATCTTAGAGCCCACCAGCGCACACATGCTGGGGAGACCCTCTACATCTGCAATGAGTGTGGCAAGAGCTTCCATCAGAGTGTCTATCTAGATCTGCACCAGAGTACCCATACTAGAGGCAAGCCCTGCAAATGCCATTCCTGTGGGAAACGCTTTCCCTATCATTCTGCCCTCTACTGTCACCAGAGATATCACCCTCGTGAAAAGCCTTATCGATGCCCCATCTGTGGAAAAAGCTTCCGTCAGAGTGCCTACATCTTTCACTATGAGAGGATCCATGGTGGTTCTAGTGCTCTCACTGCAGATGGGCTTCCTTCAGGGCCAGAGGCCAGTGAAGATAGATTTATTGTTCACACAGGCCCTATCCTCCCTGCCCCATTACACCCTGAAGAAAAATCCTATCAGTGTGGTGAGTGCCATCGCAGTTTCCGAAGTAGCTCAGGGCTGCTGAAACATCATCATGTCCATGAAGCAGGAAAGCCCTCTAAGTGCAATCAGTGCGGAAGGAGGTTTGACAATGGGGAACAGCTCTCTGCACATCAGAAGCAAAGCCACAGTCATAGACATAGGAGTGGAGCCAAGGTAGAGGGAGCCCACAAGTGCCTTGTGTGTAAGGAAGTCTTTAAGCAGGCATCAGAGCTCCAGATTCACCAGGCAACACATGGAATGACCCGAGTCCATCGGTGCAGTGTATGTGGAAAGAGCTTTAGTAAAAGCTCAACCCTGACACGACATCTGCAGACACACTCTGGAGAAAAGCCGTTCAAGTGCCCCGAGTGTGGGAAGTGCTTCACAGAGAGTGCCACGCTGGTACGACACCACCGAATTCACACAGGGGAGAAGCCTTATGCCTGCCCAGATTGTGGGCGGAAATTTAGTGAAAGTTCCACACTAATGAGGCACCGCAGAAGCCATAAGGGAGAGAAGCCACACCAGTGTACCACCTGTGGCAAGAGTTTTGGGCAACGATCAGATCTGATTGTTCaccaaagaattcatactggggaAAAGCCCTTTCCTTGCCCAGAGTGTGGCCGACGGTTCAGTGATCGCTCAGACCTCACAAAGCACAAGCGCACACACACAGGTGAAAAGCCATACCGTTGTGAGGAATGTGGCAAGTTCTTCACATGTGTTTCCAACCTAAATGTTCACAAGAGGAACCATGCTGGTGACAAGCCCCACAAATGCCCTGAATGTGGCAAGTGTTTCAGTGTTGGCTCCAAACTGGCACTTCACCGGAAGACCCATCAGGGTGAACGCCCTTCAGAGTGTGCTGAGTGTGGAAAGTGCTTTAGCCACAGCCGATCACTGTCACAGCACCTGAGGGCCCATGCCCGTGCCAGGGCAGCTGCGGGAGCTGCTGCAGGTGGGTTGGTTGGGATTGCACCCACCTTGATCTTTTCAGCAAACCCTGGCCAAGAGAACTCGGGCCTAAGAGTAACAGAAGTAGGAGAGAGGTACTGA
- the ZNF692 gene encoding zinc finger protein 692 isoform X1: MAASLGSQRQKRRELDARRSKCRIRLGGHMEQWCLLKKQLGFSLHSQLAKFLLDRYNSPGCVLCAGPEPSPPEGLQYLVFLSHAHSRECSLVPGLRGPGSTDGGLIWECSAGHTFSWDPSSGPAPPGSNPNIQSSVLRNLWTKSGSWQEHEGELRKGKAQVNEHYDGTQESGMPREVALLPETSLPNGEDEDEAEEEVDDEDDNLSDVSPWTYSPSPDCNELGTSSPLPPYLPPLKEEEETTPPLPSSPAADSSETGTPHPEEDRVQPELDKISQRGQGSKTRSSRRQQQGPSPMPLDEDIAQISLKRIRKTAKRELLPCDFPGCGKIFSNRQYLNHHKKYQHIHQKSFSCPEPSCGKSFNFKKHLKEHVKLHSDTRDYICEFCARSFRTSSNLIIHRRIHTGEKPLQCEICGFTCRQKASLNWHRRKHEEAAAAFQYPCEFCGKKFEKPDNVIAHCSKSHPTPRPGSSPTKSESHLLLTISSSTSPILESSLSCESQKSPTLDSSSSSQIQRNQKRCKEAK, from the exons ATGGCTGCTTCCTTGGGTTCCCAGAGGCAGAAACGAAGGGAACTGGATGCCCGTCGAAGTAAATGCAGAATCAGGCTAGGTGGCCACATGGAACAATGGTGTCTTCTCAAGAAGCAGCTTGGTTTCTCCCTGCACTCTCAGCTTGCCAAGTTCCTGCTTGATAG GTACAATTCTCCAGGCTGTGTGCTCTGTGCAG GCCCTGAGCCATCTCCCCCAGAGGGTCTCCAGTATCTGGTATTCTTGTCCCATGCCCATAGCCGTGAATGCAGCCTGGTACCAGGGCTTCGGGGACCAGGAAGCACAGATGGGGGGCTTATATGGGAGTGTTCAGCTGGTCATACCTTTTCCTGGGATCCTTCCTCTGGTCCTGCACCCCCAGGATCCAATCCTAATATCCAAAGCTCGGTCCTAAGGAACTTGTGGACTAAGTCAGGGAGCTGGCAAGAGCATGAAGGTGAACTGAGAAAAGGGAAAG CCCAGGTAAATGAGCACTATGATGGGACCCAAGAATCTGGGATGCCCAG GGAGGTGGCACTCCTTCCTGAGACTTCTCTGCCCAATggagaagatgaagatgaagctGAGGAAGAAGtggatgatgaagatgataacCTCAGTGATGTCAGCCCTTGGACCTACAGCCCCTCTCCAGATTG TAATGAACTAGGTACCTCTAGTCCTCTTCCACCTTACCTTCCTCCActcaaagaagaagaagaaacaacacCTCCACTCCCAAGCTCTCCTGCTGCTGATTCATCAGAAACTGGAACACCCCATCCTGAAGAAGATAGAGTACAGCCTGAGCTAGACAAAATATCCCAGAGGGGCCAAGGGAGCAAGACCCGATCCAG CAGAAGGCAACAACAAGGACCTTCTCCCATGCCTCTGGATGAGGACATAGCACAGATCAGTCTCAAGAGGATCAG AAAGACTGCTAAAAGAGAGCTCCTTCCTTGTGATTTTCCTGGCTGTGGGAAGATCTTCTCCAACCGGCAATACCTGAAT cATCATAAAAAATATCAGCATATCCACCAGAAATCCTTCTCCTGTCCAGAACCAAGCTGTGGAAAGTCCTTCAATTTTAAGAAGCATCTGAAGGAACATGTGAAACTGCATAGTG ACACTAGAGACTACATTTGTGAATTCTGTGCCCGCTCCTTTAGAACCAGCAGCAACCTCATCATCCATCGTCGTATCCATACTGGGGAAAAACCATTACA gtgtGAAATTTGTGGCTTTACTTGCCGCCAGAAAGCCTCTCTGAATTGGCATCGACGCAAGCATGAGGAAGCAGCAGCAGCTTTCCAATATCCCTGTGAGTTCTGTGGCAAAAAATTTGAGAAGCCCGACAATGTCATTGCCCACTGCAGCAAGAGCCATCCTACCCCTCGCCCTGGCTCAAGCCCCACCAAGTCAGAATCCCATCTTTTACTCACTATTTCTAGTTCTACTTCTCCTATTTTGGAATCTAGCCTTTCATGTGAGTCTCAGAAGTCACCTACCTTGGATTCTAGCTCTTCCTCACAGATCCAGAGGAATCAGAAAAGGTGTAAGGAGGCAAAGTAG